The Puntigrus tetrazona isolate hp1 chromosome 19, ASM1883169v1, whole genome shotgun sequence genome has a segment encoding these proteins:
- the azin1b gene encoding antizyme inhibitor 1b: MKGFVDAPNYFIELLEGGTTLDSVIDNHVYEQNLAEKNAFVVADLGALMRQHVLWKTTMPLVRPFYPVSCNSSPVVIEVLSALGVGFVCANKAETTLVLNHDVPPENIILSGVCKQLSLIKHAAKAGINYLVCENEAELRKIARAHPEAKLLLQVCTDAQVEEASVTIGCSLKSCRHLLEMAKELSVNVVGVTFQVPASCRDPQAYTHALSDSRCVFDMAKELGFDMKILDIGGGFSGSEFQLKQVNSVVRPLLEAYFPSVSGVSVIAEPGNFFVFSSFTLAVNVIGKKAVYRDLHSSAHDELTPNDAPEFVYYMNDGVYGSFMGKLFGNLITTPSVHKLSLTLDEPVFSSSLWGPSCDPLDQVVEHCLLPELAVGDWLIFNNMGASGQEGPATLSDTDQPPVYYTISTDDWFEMQEAGISLDDTMKNLSLVQYGL, translated from the exons ATGAAAGGATTTGTTGATGCACCAAACTACTTCATTGAACTACTTGAGGGAGGAACGACCCTTGACAGCGTCATCGACAACCATGTCTATGAGCAAAATCTG GCTGAAAAGAATGCATTTGTTGTGGCCGACCTTGGGGCCCTAATGCGACAGCATGTTCTGTGGAAGACCACTATGCCTCTTGTTCGACCCTTCTACCCAGTCAGCTGTAACAGCAGCCCTGTAGTCATTGAAGTCCTGTCTGCTCTTGGCGTTGGTTTTGTCTGTGCAAAtaag GCTGAAACCACATTGGTACTCAATCACGATGTCCCTCCTGAGAACATCATCCTGTCTGGAGTTTGCAAGCAGCTTTCGCTCATTAAACACGCGGCCAAGGCCGGCATTAACTATTTGGTGTGTGAAAATGAGGCAGAGCTTCGCAAAATTGCCCGTGCCCATCCTGAGGCCAA GCTTTTGCTTCAAGTGTGCACTGACGCACAGGTTGAGGAAGCAAGCGTGACCATTGGTTGCTCCCTGAAGAGCTGTAGACACCTTCTGGAAATGGCCAAAGAGTTGAGTGTGAATGTGGTTGGAGTCAC GTTCCAGGTACCAGCCTCCTGCCGAGATCCCCAAGCATACACCCACGCGCTATCAGACTCCCGCTGCGTCTTTGACATGGCT AAGGAACTAGGCTTTGACATGAAGATCCTGGATATTGGCGGAGGATTCAGCGGTTCTGAGTTCCAGTTGAAACAG GTCAATTCAGTCGTCAGACCCCTGCTGGAAGCCTATTTCCCCTCAGTGTCTGGAGTGAGTGTCATCGCTGAACCGGGaaatttctttgtgttttccTCCTTCACTCTGGCCGTTAATGTTATTGGCAAAAAAGCAGTATACCGGGATCTCCATAGCAGCGCTCATG ATGAGCTGACCCCAAACGATGCACCAGAATTTGTGTATTACATGAACGATGGTGTCTATGGATCTTTCATGGGGAAGTTGTTTGGAAATCTCATCACCACACCATCTGTCCACAAG ctgTCGCTCACCCTAGACGAGCCTGTGTTTTCCAGCAGCCTGTGGGGTCCATCGTGTGACCCTCTGGACCAGGTGGTGGAGCACTGCCTGCTCCCCGAGCTCGCGGTCGGGGACTGGCTCATTTTCAACAACATGGGGGCCAGCGGTCAGGAGGGTCCGGCAACCCTCAGCGACACAGACCAACCACCTGTGTATTACACCATCTCCACAGATGACTG GTTTGAGATGCAGGAGGCTGGAATTTCTCTCGACGACACCATGAAAAACCTCTCGTTGGTCCAGTATGGCTTGTAA
- the laptm4b gene encoding lysosomal-associated transmembrane protein 4B produces the protein MISPWDRWYTTSCCLCCHVRTGTIILGIWYMLINAVVLLILLSALNDPVQYHYHLTSSELGTDLDVMDDANMCIAAAISLLMILICGMATYGAYKQHAAWIIPFFCYQIFDFALNTLVAISVVVYPNTIQDYLQQLPGTFPYKEDLMSTNNMCLVLAVLLFVGCILAFKAYLIACVWNCYRYVSGRSTTEVLVYVTTNDTTVLLPPYEEAIAIPPKDPPPQYVSA, from the exons ATGATTTCTCCGTGGGACAGATGGTACACGACCAGCTGCTGCCTGTGCTGTCATGTACGGACGGGCACCATTATCCTGGGCATCTGGTATATG CTCATCAACGCAGTGGTTTTGTTAATCCTGTTGTCGGCTCTCAATGACCCAGTCCAGTACCACTACCACCTCACCAGCTCCGAACTCGGCACGGATTTGGATGTCATGGACGACGCAA ACATGTGTATCGCTGCTGCAATCTCATTGCTGATGATTTTGATTTGTGGAATGGCGACCTACGGTGCATATAAG CAACATGCTGCATGGATCATTCCTTTCTTCTGCTACCAGATCTTTGACTTTGCTCTAAACACACTGGTAGCAATAAGTGTTGTTGTTTACCCCAACACCATACAGGACTATCTTCAGCAGTTG CCTGGGACCTTTCCATACAAAGAGGACTTGATGTCCACAAACAACATGTGCCTAGTATTAGCAGTGCTTCTCTTCGTTGGATGCATCTTAGCCTTTAAG gCATACCTTATTGCCTGCGTGTGGAACTGCTACAGATACGTCAGTGGAAGAAGCACTACAGAGGTCCTGGTTTATGTCACCACAAACGACACTACA GTACTACTTCCACCGTACGAGGAGGCCATCGCCATCCCCCCGAAGGATCCCCCTCCTCAGTACGTTTCAGCTTGA
- the rrm2b gene encoding ribonucleoside-diphosphate reductase subunit M2 B, translated as MNSDISSPPANILEYQNGHKDVDTNSVEDEPLLRENPKRFVIFPIQYPDIWKMYKQAQASFWTVEEVDLSKDLVHWDSLKSEEKHFISHVLAFFAASDGIVNENLVQRFSQEVQIPEARSFYGFQILIENVHSEMYSMLINTYIRDLKERDYLFNAIHTMPCVRRKADWALQWISDTSSTFGERLVAFAAVEGIFFSGSFAAIYWLKKRGLMPGLTYSNELISRDEGLHCNFACLMYSYLLKKPSADRVKDIVTKAVSIEQEFLTEALPVDLIGMNCSLMKQYIEFVADRLLTDLGLPKVYKSENPFDFMESISLEGKTNFFEKRVAEYQRLGVMSNVMDCEFTLDADF; from the exons ATGAACTCCGATATAAGCAGCCCTCCGGCGAACATTCTGGAATATCAG AATGGGCACAAAGATGTTGACACAAACAGCGTTGAAGACGAGCCCCTTCTCAGAGAAAACCCAAAGCGGTTTGTTATTTTCCCCATTCAGTATCCCGACATCTGGAAAATGTACAAACAAGCCCAGGCTTCATTCTGGACGGTTGAGGAG GTGGATTTATCGAAGGACTTGGTTCACTGGGACAGCCTGAAGTCTGAAGAGAAACACTTCATATCCCACGTGCTGGCTTTCTTTGCAGCGAGTGATGGGATAGTCAATGAGAACCTG GTACAGCGGTTCAGTCAAGAGGTGCAGATCCCAGAAGCTCGCTCCTTCTACGGCTTTCAGATCCTCATAGAGAATGTGCACTCCGAAATGTATAGCATGCTCATCAACACCTACATAAGGGATCTAAAAGAGAG GGACTATTTGTTTAACGCGATTCACACCATGCCTTGTGTACGGCGGAAAGCGGACTGGGCCTTACAGTGGATCTCTGACACGAGCTCAACGTTTG GAGAGCGGTTGGTGGCATTTGCGGCGGTGGAAGGCATCTTCTTCTCTGGATCATttgctgccatctactggttGAAGAAAAGAGGCCTGATGCCCGGACTCACCTACTCCAACGAACTCATCAGCAGAGATGAG GGTCTGCACTGTAATTTCGCGTGTCTGATGTACAGCTACCTGCTGAAGAAACCTTCTGCTGACAGAGTGAAGGACATCGTCACAAAAGCTGTGAGCATTGAACAG GAGTTCCTCACAGAAGCCTTACCCGTCGATTTAATCGGGATGAACTGCTCTCTCATGAAGCAATACATTGAGTTCGTGGCTGACCGGCTGCTAACAGACCTAGGGTTGCCCAAA GTTTACAAGTCAGAAAACCCTTTCGACTTCATGGAGTCAATTTCACTAGAGGGAAAAACGAATTTCTTCGAGAAGCGAGTGGCTGAATACCAGCGACTTGGAGTCATGTCAAACGTGATGGACTGTGAATTCACCCTCGACGCAGATTTCTAA
- the mtdha gene encoding metadherin a isoform X1 — MDQDWRALAAQRAEYVSERIRGLLSSGLGFLRAELGLDLGLKPEEYPTWLVLSAVLTGLTLLLLIAACGRKKRRAAPVRASSGAAVNKTTVKAAVPPKAVKTEPSEPKKKNKKKAAEKQQKAQANGQTVAGPQVEIKVTEEKKKPPPAPASAPTPAPAPAPAPVPAQPPADAKAKKNKKKPKPEVKPTQDVSSTDGKEVDEAGAWETKVSNREKRQQRKKEKGPGESPEGGDRASLKMELPVLAAPAGTKKNKESSRAKASKGDAIISSVSPNWNDVHSVNGGGRTEVPVKSTQTNALNNEKLSAGRKTPGHKNRENATWKQESEGLCTGLDGRIKAEQKPVNLTMLGLNPPGGETGTKPNSEIGQWDSAPSQWSNLNGLTNDDLSSDWNPPSERWGNFEDNKIDPPALKEMPVSKPLVESNDDNDKVDPAGGGKSKRRKKKKRPEDGSVTEVTQGGSAPAEKSATVKPHPHVPKDEGSKQNIPPQSSQKKSDQNWEPPKQVQKKKARRET; from the exons ATGGACCAGGACTGGCGAGCTTTAGCCGCACAGCGAGCCGAGTACGTGTCTGAGCGTATCCGCGGGCTGCTGTCCTCCGGCCTGGGCTTCCTCCGGGCCGAGCTGGGGCTGGATCTGGGGCTAAAGCCGGAGGAGTATCCGACGTGGCTCGTCCTGAGCGCGGTGCTGACCGGGCtgacgctgctgctgctgatcgCGGCCTGCGGGCGGAAGAAGCGCCGAGCGGCGCCCGTTCGCGCGAGCTCCGGCGCCGCGGTTAATAAGACCACGGTTAAGGCCGCCGTACCGCCGAAGGCTGTGAAGACCGAGCCGAGCGAACcgaaaaagaagaacaaaaagaaagcaGCCGAGAAG CAGCAGAAGGCCCAGGCCAATGGACAGACGGTGGCAGGACCTCAGGTGGAAATCAAAGTCAcggaggagaaaaagaaacccCCTCCTGCTCCTGCCTCTGCCCCAACCCCTGCTCCAGCTCCAGCTCCTGCCCCGGTACCGGCACAGCCACCTGCTGACGCCAAG GCtaagaaaaacaagaagaaaccTAAACCAGAGGTGAAGCCGACCCAAGATGTCTCCTCTACTGACGGCAAGGAAGTTGATGAAG CAGGTGCTTGGGAAACCAAGGTCAGTAATCGAGAAAAACGTCAGCAGCGCAAAAAAGAGAAGGGCCCTGGTGAGAGCCCTGAGGGTGGAGATCGTGCCAGTCTGAAGATGGAGCTACCTGTGCTTGCAGCCCCAGCTGGCACCAAAAAGAACAAGG AGTCCTCGCGTGCCAAGGCCTCGAAGGGTGACGCCATTATATCCTCAG TGTCTCCTAACTGGAATGATGTGCACTCTGTTAACGGCGGAGGACGGACAGAGGTGCCTGTGAAGTCTACCCAAACAAATGCTTTAAACAACGAGAAGTTGTCTGCTGGGAGAAAGACCCCTGGGCACAAGAACCGTGAGAACGCCACCTGGAAACAAGAGTCAGAGG GGCTGTGTACTGGTTTGGATGGAAGAATTAAAGCAGAGCAGAAGCCAGTAAACTTGACGATGCTCGGACTAAACCCACCAG GCGGAGAGACTGGGACTAAGCCTAACTCTGAAATAGGACAGTGGGACAGTGCACCCAGCCAATGGTCCAACTTGA ATGGTCTTACCAACGATGACTTGAGCTCAGACTGGAACCCTCCAAGTGAGAGATGGGGCAATTTTGAAGATAACAAAATAGATCCCCCTGCTTTGAAAGAGATGCCAGTTTCCAAGCCACTTgtg GAATCAAATGATGACAACGACAAGGTAGATCCTGCAGGAGGTGGAAAATCCAAAAGacgaaagaaaaagaagagaccGGAAGACGGTTCAGTCACTGAG GTGACTCAAGGAGGTTCTGCTCCTGCAGAGAAGAGTGCGACTGTTAAGCCTCATCCTCATGTTCCAAAAGATGAGGGATCCAAGCAAAACATCCCTCCACAGTCTTCACAAA AGAAATCTGATCAGAATTGGGAACCACCGAAgcaagttcaaaagaaaaaggCCAGAAGAGAAACATGA
- the mtdha gene encoding metadherin a isoform X3: MDQDWRALAAQRAEYVSERIRGLLSSGLGFLRAELGLDLGLKPEEYPTWLVLSAVLTGLTLLLLIAACGRKKRRAAPVRASSGAAVNKTTVKAAVPPKAVKTEPSEPKKKNKKKAAEKQKAQANGQTVAGPQVEIKVTEEKKKPPPAPASAPTPAPAPAPAPVPAQPPADAKAKKNKKKPKPEVKPTQDVSSTDGKEVDEAGAWETKVSNREKRQQRKKEKGPGESPEGGDRASLKMELPVLAAPAGTKKNKESSRAKASKGDAIISSVSPNWNDVHSVNGGGRTEVPVKSTQTNALNNEKLSAGRKTPGHKNRENATWKQESEGLCTGLDGRIKAEQKPVNLTMLGLNPPGGETGTKPNSEIGQWDSAPSQWSNLNGLTNDDLSSDWNPPSERWGNFEDNKIDPPALKEMPVSKPLVESNDDNDKVDPAGGGKSKRRKKKKRPEDGSVTEVTQGGSAPAEKSATVKPHPHVPKDEGSKQNIPPQSSQKKSDQNWEPPKQVQKKKARRET, from the exons ATGGACCAGGACTGGCGAGCTTTAGCCGCACAGCGAGCCGAGTACGTGTCTGAGCGTATCCGCGGGCTGCTGTCCTCCGGCCTGGGCTTCCTCCGGGCCGAGCTGGGGCTGGATCTGGGGCTAAAGCCGGAGGAGTATCCGACGTGGCTCGTCCTGAGCGCGGTGCTGACCGGGCtgacgctgctgctgctgatcgCGGCCTGCGGGCGGAAGAAGCGCCGAGCGGCGCCCGTTCGCGCGAGCTCCGGCGCCGCGGTTAATAAGACCACGGTTAAGGCCGCCGTACCGCCGAAGGCTGTGAAGACCGAGCCGAGCGAACcgaaaaagaagaacaaaaagaaagcaGCCGAGAAG CAGAAGGCCCAGGCCAATGGACAGACGGTGGCAGGACCTCAGGTGGAAATCAAAGTCAcggaggagaaaaagaaacccCCTCCTGCTCCTGCCTCTGCCCCAACCCCTGCTCCAGCTCCAGCTCCTGCCCCGGTACCGGCACAGCCACCTGCTGACGCCAAG GCtaagaaaaacaagaagaaaccTAAACCAGAGGTGAAGCCGACCCAAGATGTCTCCTCTACTGACGGCAAGGAAGTTGATGAAG CAGGTGCTTGGGAAACCAAGGTCAGTAATCGAGAAAAACGTCAGCAGCGCAAAAAAGAGAAGGGCCCTGGTGAGAGCCCTGAGGGTGGAGATCGTGCCAGTCTGAAGATGGAGCTACCTGTGCTTGCAGCCCCAGCTGGCACCAAAAAGAACAAGG AGTCCTCGCGTGCCAAGGCCTCGAAGGGTGACGCCATTATATCCTCAG TGTCTCCTAACTGGAATGATGTGCACTCTGTTAACGGCGGAGGACGGACAGAGGTGCCTGTGAAGTCTACCCAAACAAATGCTTTAAACAACGAGAAGTTGTCTGCTGGGAGAAAGACCCCTGGGCACAAGAACCGTGAGAACGCCACCTGGAAACAAGAGTCAGAGG GGCTGTGTACTGGTTTGGATGGAAGAATTAAAGCAGAGCAGAAGCCAGTAAACTTGACGATGCTCGGACTAAACCCACCAG GCGGAGAGACTGGGACTAAGCCTAACTCTGAAATAGGACAGTGGGACAGTGCACCCAGCCAATGGTCCAACTTGA ATGGTCTTACCAACGATGACTTGAGCTCAGACTGGAACCCTCCAAGTGAGAGATGGGGCAATTTTGAAGATAACAAAATAGATCCCCCTGCTTTGAAAGAGATGCCAGTTTCCAAGCCACTTgtg GAATCAAATGATGACAACGACAAGGTAGATCCTGCAGGAGGTGGAAAATCCAAAAGacgaaagaaaaagaagagaccGGAAGACGGTTCAGTCACTGAG GTGACTCAAGGAGGTTCTGCTCCTGCAGAGAAGAGTGCGACTGTTAAGCCTCATCCTCATGTTCCAAAAGATGAGGGATCCAAGCAAAACATCCCTCCACAGTCTTCACAAA AGAAATCTGATCAGAATTGGGAACCACCGAAgcaagttcaaaagaaaaaggCCAGAAGAGAAACATGA
- the mtdha gene encoding metadherin a isoform X2: MDQDWRALAAQRAEYVSERIRGLLSSGLGFLRAELGLDLGLKPEEYPTWLVLSAVLTGLTLLLLIAACGRKKRRAAPVRASSGAAVNKTTVKAAVPPKAVKTEPSEPKKKNKKKAAEKQQKAQANGQTVAGPQVEIKVTEEKKKPPPAPASAPTPAPAPAPAPVPAQPPADAKAKKNKKKPKPEVKPTQDVSSTDGKEVDEGAWETKVSNREKRQQRKKEKGPGESPEGGDRASLKMELPVLAAPAGTKKNKESSRAKASKGDAIISSVSPNWNDVHSVNGGGRTEVPVKSTQTNALNNEKLSAGRKTPGHKNRENATWKQESEGLCTGLDGRIKAEQKPVNLTMLGLNPPGGETGTKPNSEIGQWDSAPSQWSNLNGLTNDDLSSDWNPPSERWGNFEDNKIDPPALKEMPVSKPLVESNDDNDKVDPAGGGKSKRRKKKKRPEDGSVTEVTQGGSAPAEKSATVKPHPHVPKDEGSKQNIPPQSSQKKSDQNWEPPKQVQKKKARRET; encoded by the exons ATGGACCAGGACTGGCGAGCTTTAGCCGCACAGCGAGCCGAGTACGTGTCTGAGCGTATCCGCGGGCTGCTGTCCTCCGGCCTGGGCTTCCTCCGGGCCGAGCTGGGGCTGGATCTGGGGCTAAAGCCGGAGGAGTATCCGACGTGGCTCGTCCTGAGCGCGGTGCTGACCGGGCtgacgctgctgctgctgatcgCGGCCTGCGGGCGGAAGAAGCGCCGAGCGGCGCCCGTTCGCGCGAGCTCCGGCGCCGCGGTTAATAAGACCACGGTTAAGGCCGCCGTACCGCCGAAGGCTGTGAAGACCGAGCCGAGCGAACcgaaaaagaagaacaaaaagaaagcaGCCGAGAAG CAGCAGAAGGCCCAGGCCAATGGACAGACGGTGGCAGGACCTCAGGTGGAAATCAAAGTCAcggaggagaaaaagaaacccCCTCCTGCTCCTGCCTCTGCCCCAACCCCTGCTCCAGCTCCAGCTCCTGCCCCGGTACCGGCACAGCCACCTGCTGACGCCAAG GCtaagaaaaacaagaagaaaccTAAACCAGAGGTGAAGCCGACCCAAGATGTCTCCTCTACTGACGGCAAGGAAGTTGATGAAG GTGCTTGGGAAACCAAGGTCAGTAATCGAGAAAAACGTCAGCAGCGCAAAAAAGAGAAGGGCCCTGGTGAGAGCCCTGAGGGTGGAGATCGTGCCAGTCTGAAGATGGAGCTACCTGTGCTTGCAGCCCCAGCTGGCACCAAAAAGAACAAGG AGTCCTCGCGTGCCAAGGCCTCGAAGGGTGACGCCATTATATCCTCAG TGTCTCCTAACTGGAATGATGTGCACTCTGTTAACGGCGGAGGACGGACAGAGGTGCCTGTGAAGTCTACCCAAACAAATGCTTTAAACAACGAGAAGTTGTCTGCTGGGAGAAAGACCCCTGGGCACAAGAACCGTGAGAACGCCACCTGGAAACAAGAGTCAGAGG GGCTGTGTACTGGTTTGGATGGAAGAATTAAAGCAGAGCAGAAGCCAGTAAACTTGACGATGCTCGGACTAAACCCACCAG GCGGAGAGACTGGGACTAAGCCTAACTCTGAAATAGGACAGTGGGACAGTGCACCCAGCCAATGGTCCAACTTGA ATGGTCTTACCAACGATGACTTGAGCTCAGACTGGAACCCTCCAAGTGAGAGATGGGGCAATTTTGAAGATAACAAAATAGATCCCCCTGCTTTGAAAGAGATGCCAGTTTCCAAGCCACTTgtg GAATCAAATGATGACAACGACAAGGTAGATCCTGCAGGAGGTGGAAAATCCAAAAGacgaaagaaaaagaagagaccGGAAGACGGTTCAGTCACTGAG GTGACTCAAGGAGGTTCTGCTCCTGCAGAGAAGAGTGCGACTGTTAAGCCTCATCCTCATGTTCCAAAAGATGAGGGATCCAAGCAAAACATCCCTCCACAGTCTTCACAAA AGAAATCTGATCAGAATTGGGAACCACCGAAgcaagttcaaaagaaaaaggCCAGAAGAGAAACATGA
- the atp6v1c1b gene encoding V-type proton ATPase subunit C 1-B, protein MSEFWLISAPGEKTCQQTWDKMNVATTQTGLSNNHKFNIPELKVGTLDVLVGLSDELAKLDSFVESVVRKVAQYMADVLEDSRDKVQENLLANGVDLVTYVTRFQWDMAKYPIKQSLKNISEIMSKQVSQIDNDLKARASAYNSLKGNLQSLERKNVGSLLTRSLADIVKKEDFVLDSEYLTTLLVVVPKTSYPEWQKTYETLSEMVVPRSTKLLFEDQDSGLFSVTLFRKAIDDFKHKARENKFTVRDFQYNEEEMKADKEEMTRLSTDKKKQFGPLVRWLKVNFSEAFIAWIHIKALRVFTESVLRYGLPVNFQAMLLQPNKKNVKKLREVLEDLYKHLDSSATVIDASMDIPGLNLSQQEYYPYVYYKIDFNLLDFK, encoded by the exons ATGTCCGAGTTCTGGTTGATCTCTGCTCCTGGGGAGAAGACCTGCCAGCAGACATGGGACAAGATGAACGTGGCCACGACCCAGACCGGCCTGTCCAATAACCACAAGTTCAACATACCTGAGCTGAAA GTGGGAACTCTGGATGTCCTCGTTGGGCTGTCAGATGAACTCGCCAAATTGGACTCTTTTGTAGAGAG TGTAGTGCGGAAAGTGGCCCAGTACATGGCCGATGTGTTGGAGGACAGCCGAGATAAAGTTCAGGAGAATCTTTTGGCCAATGGAG TTGATCTGGTCACATATGTTACGCGCTTCCAGTGGGACATGGCCAAGTATCCAATCAAACAGTCCCTTAAGAACATCTCGGAGATCATGTCCAAG CAAGTGAGTCAGATTGACAATGATCTCAAAGCCCGAGCTTCAGCTTATAATAGCCTAAAAGGGAACCTTCAGAGCCTGGAGAGAAAGAATGT AGGGAGTCTTTTGACTAGGAGTTTGGCTGATATAGTCAAGAAGGAGGATTTTGTCCTAGACTCTGAATACCTTACTACTCTACTCGTAGTTGTCCCAAA GACTAGTTATCCTGAGTGGCAGAAGACGTATGAAACTCTTTCTGAAATGGTGGTTCCAAGATCCACAAA GCTTTTATTTGAAGACCAAGACAGTGGGTTGTTTAGTGTCACACTCTTCAGGAAGGCTATTGATGACTTCAAACACAAAGCAAGAGAAAACAA gttcacGGTGCGTGATTTTCAGTACAATGAAGAGGAGATGAAAGCAGACAAAGAGGAGATGACTCGCCTCTCCACTGACAAGAAAAAGCAATTT GGTCCTTTGGTGCGCTGGCTGAAAGTAAACTTCAGTGAGGCTTTCATCGCGTGGATACACATCAAGGCGCTGCGGGTTTTTACAGAGTCGGTCTTGAG GTATGGGCTGCCAGTCAACTTCCAGGCTATGCTGCTTCAGCCAAATaagaagaatgtaaagaaacTGAGGGAAGTTCTGGAGGACCTTTACAAACACTTGGACAGCAGCGCTACTGTTATCGAT gcCTCTATGGACATCCCGGGTCTGAATCTCAGCCAGCAAGAGTACTATCCATACGTTTACTACAAGATCGACTTCAACCTCCTCGACTTCAAATAG